The Lentzea guizhouensis genome contains a region encoding:
- a CDS encoding UDP-N-acetylmuramoyl-tripeptide--D-alanyl-D-alanine ligase, translating into MIALTLAEIAEIVGGRLHATDGSPVVTGTIEFDTRKVTEGGLFLALPGERVDGHDFAAQAVASGAAGVLAGREVDAPAVIAPPVPTRHANAYVLAGDKNGEGAAVLEALAKLARHVTDRLEDLTIIGITGSAGKTSTKDLIAQVLRPVGDVVAPPESFNNELGHPWTALRAGEDTRFLVLELSARGVGHIANLCQVAPPKFGAVLNVGTAHLAEFGSREGIAQGKGELVEALPEDGVAILNADDPLVAGMASRTKAKVVLVGEHPNADVRAVDVELDEQARASFTLKTAQGDAQVKLALNGTHQVGNALVAAAIALELGATPDEVAQRLGSAQRVSAHRMVITDRPDGVTVIDDAYNANPDSVRAALKALASIARSTTPARRSWAVLGPMAELGDDAVREHDEIGRLVVRLDISKLVVVGDPARAMHQGAHLEGSWGDESVLVPDADAAIALLSGEVRPGDVVLVKASNAYRLWRIAEALLEAGTK; encoded by the coding sequence TTGATCGCACTCACGCTCGCCGAGATCGCAGAGATCGTCGGCGGACGGTTGCACGCAACCGACGGAAGCCCGGTGGTCACCGGCACCATCGAGTTCGACACCCGCAAGGTCACCGAGGGCGGTCTGTTCCTGGCCCTGCCCGGTGAACGGGTGGACGGCCACGACTTCGCGGCGCAGGCCGTCGCGTCCGGTGCCGCCGGGGTGCTGGCCGGCCGCGAGGTCGACGCACCCGCGGTGATCGCGCCACCGGTGCCGACCAGGCACGCGAACGCCTACGTGCTCGCGGGCGACAAGAACGGCGAGGGCGCGGCGGTGCTCGAAGCACTCGCCAAGCTCGCCAGGCACGTCACCGACCGGCTGGAGGACCTGACGATCATCGGGATCACCGGGTCGGCGGGCAAGACGTCCACGAAGGACCTCATCGCCCAGGTGCTGCGCCCGGTCGGTGACGTCGTGGCGCCGCCGGAGTCGTTCAACAACGAGCTCGGCCACCCGTGGACCGCGCTGCGCGCAGGCGAGGACACCAGGTTCCTCGTGCTGGAGCTGTCCGCGCGCGGGGTCGGCCACATCGCGAACCTCTGCCAGGTCGCGCCGCCGAAGTTCGGTGCCGTACTCAACGTCGGCACCGCGCACCTCGCGGAGTTCGGCTCGCGCGAGGGCATCGCGCAGGGCAAGGGCGAGCTGGTCGAAGCGCTGCCGGAGGACGGTGTCGCGATCCTCAACGCCGACGACCCGCTGGTCGCCGGCATGGCGAGCCGCACGAAGGCCAAGGTCGTCCTGGTCGGCGAGCACCCGAACGCGGACGTCCGCGCGGTCGACGTCGAGCTCGACGAGCAGGCCAGGGCGAGCTTCACCCTGAAGACCGCCCAGGGCGACGCGCAGGTCAAGCTCGCGCTCAACGGCACCCACCAGGTCGGCAACGCACTGGTCGCCGCCGCGATCGCGCTGGAGCTGGGCGCCACCCCGGACGAAGTGGCGCAGCGGCTCGGCAGCGCGCAGCGGGTCTCCGCGCACCGCATGGTCATCACCGACCGGCCCGACGGCGTCACGGTGATCGACGACGCCTACAACGCCAACCCGGACTCGGTGCGGGCCGCGTTGAAGGCGCTCGCGTCGATCGCCCGTTCCACCACTCCCGCCCGCCGCAGCTGGGCCGTGCTCGGCCCGATGGCGGAGCTGGGCGACGACGCGGTGCGCGAGCACGACGAGATCGGCCGCCTGGTGGTGCGCCTCGACATCAGCAAGCTCGTCGTCGTCGGTGACCCGGCCCGCGCGATGCACCAGGGTGCCCACCTGGAAGGATCTTGGGGAGACGAATCCGTCCTGGTGCCGGACGCGGACGCGGCCATCGCGTTGCTCTCGGGGGAAGTCCGGCCCGGTGACGTCGTGCTGGTCAAGGCATCCAACGCCTACCGCCTGTGGCGCATCGCCGAGGCCCTGCTGGAGGCAGGAACCAAGTGA
- the murC gene encoding UDP-N-acetylmuramate--L-alanine ligase gives MSGIARILLARGAQVSGSDAKDSRTVLALRAQGARIAVGHDAANLGQLVGGPTAVVVSTAIKETNPEYAAARERGITVLRRAEALAALMEDHRVVCVAGTHGKTSTTSMLTVALQHCRVDPSFAIGGDLNESGANAHQGTGGVFVAEADESDGSFLFFSPSVAVVTNVEADHLDHHGTVEAYTAVFDSFLERIAPDGVLVSCVDDPGAARLVAEARARGIRVREYGRTATDARIVDYKPAESGGLASVEIGGVAVEVRVAVPGEHMALNAVAALLAGLELGADQAGLLEGLAAFGGVRRRFEFKGRAGGVSVYDDYAHHPTEVDAQLRAARPVAGAGRVVVVFQPHLYSRTKTFATEFAAALSLADEVVVLDVYGAREEPQPGVTGGLIADQVTASVHYEPSFDRVPALVASLVREGDLVVTMGAGDVTMLGPEIVSALSGEARS, from the coding sequence ATGAGTGGCATCGCCCGGATCCTGCTGGCACGTGGCGCGCAGGTCTCCGGTTCGGACGCCAAGGACTCACGGACCGTGCTGGCGTTGCGCGCGCAAGGTGCGCGGATCGCCGTCGGGCACGACGCGGCAAACCTGGGCCAGCTCGTCGGTGGCCCGACCGCGGTGGTCGTGTCGACCGCCATCAAGGAGACGAACCCGGAGTACGCGGCGGCGCGCGAGCGTGGCATCACGGTGCTGCGTCGTGCCGAGGCGTTGGCCGCTCTCATGGAAGACCACCGGGTCGTGTGTGTGGCGGGCACGCACGGCAAGACGTCGACCACGTCGATGCTGACCGTTGCGTTGCAGCACTGCCGTGTCGACCCGTCGTTCGCCATCGGTGGTGACCTGAACGAGTCCGGTGCGAACGCGCACCAGGGCACGGGCGGGGTGTTCGTCGCCGAGGCCGACGAGTCCGACGGCTCGTTCCTGTTCTTCTCGCCGTCGGTCGCCGTCGTGACGAACGTCGAGGCCGACCACCTCGACCACCACGGCACGGTCGAGGCGTACACGGCGGTGTTCGACTCGTTCCTGGAGCGGATCGCACCGGACGGCGTGCTGGTGTCCTGTGTGGACGATCCGGGTGCGGCCCGGCTGGTCGCCGAGGCGCGGGCGCGCGGGATCCGGGTGCGCGAGTACGGGCGCACGGCCACCGACGCGCGGATCGTCGACTACAAGCCGGCCGAGAGCGGTGGCCTGGCGTCGGTCGAGATCGGCGGCGTCGCGGTCGAGGTGCGGGTCGCCGTGCCGGGCGAGCACATGGCGTTGAACGCGGTCGCGGCCCTGCTGGCCGGGCTGGAGCTGGGCGCGGACCAGGCCGGGCTGCTCGAAGGCCTGGCGGCGTTCGGTGGCGTGCGGCGCCGGTTCGAGTTCAAGGGCCGTGCCGGCGGTGTGTCGGTCTACGACGACTACGCGCACCATCCGACCGAGGTCGACGCACAGCTGCGCGCGGCACGTCCGGTCGCCGGGGCAGGCCGTGTGGTCGTGGTGTTCCAGCCACACCTGTACTCGCGCACCAAGACGTTCGCGACGGAGTTCGCCGCGGCGCTGTCGTTGGCCGACGAGGTCGTCGTGCTGGACGTGTACGGCGCGCGCGAGGAGCCGCAACCGGGCGTCACGGGCGGTCTGATCGCCGACCAGGTCACGGCGTCGGTGCACTACGAGCCGTCGTTCGACCGGGTGCCCGCACTGGTCGCGTCGCTGGTCCGCGAAGGCGACCTGGTCGTCACCATGGGGGCCGGTGACGTCACGATGCTCGGCCCCGAGATCGTCAGCGCGCTGTCAGGCGAAGCGCGGTCATGA
- a CDS encoding UDP-N-acetylmuramoyl-L-alanyl-D-glutamate--2,6-diaminopimelate ligase, producing MPAKLEGKVATAPPRPNHIRPASVAALAAVADVHLTRPGHADVQVTGVTLRAQQVVPGDLYAALPGAHAHGADFAEAALANGAVAVLTDEAGAARESLRDVPVLVHPRPREVVGLLAAHVYGRPSTKVRLWGVTGTSGKTTTTYMIESVLKAAGRQTGLIGTVGTRIGDEQLGSSHTTPEAPDLQALFAVMAERGVTDVAMEVSSHALHMGRVAATEFEVGAFTNLSQDHLDFHADMEEYFQVKAQLFDGRARREVVCVDGEWGPRLVKDTTVTVSTTGPATWTASGVEVSATGEQTFTAHGPDGDVEIHLPLAGSFNVANALVAIACLHEEGIGTDAVQAGLSTVQVPGRMQRVDEGQAFTAVVDYSHKPAAVALALDAVRAKTDGRVIVVLGCGGDRDRAKRPLMGEAAAQRADVVIITDDNPRSEDASSIRAAMLEGALATANRGEVLEIGDRRLAIFKAVELAHPGDVVVVAGKGHETGQEIAGVVHPFSDVDTLTAAIRKAHR from the coding sequence GTGCCTGCCAAGCTCGAGGGCAAGGTCGCGACCGCCCCGCCCCGCCCGAACCACATCCGACCTGCATCCGTGGCTGCCCTGGCCGCGGTCGCCGACGTGCACCTGACCAGGCCGGGACATGCCGACGTCCAGGTGACGGGGGTGACCCTGCGTGCGCAGCAGGTGGTCCCCGGCGACCTCTATGCCGCGCTGCCCGGTGCGCACGCGCACGGTGCCGACTTCGCCGAGGCGGCGTTGGCGAACGGTGCCGTCGCCGTGCTGACCGACGAGGCGGGTGCCGCGCGCGAGTCGCTCAGGGACGTGCCCGTGCTGGTGCACCCGCGCCCGCGTGAGGTGGTGGGGTTGCTCGCCGCCCACGTCTACGGGCGGCCGTCGACGAAGGTCCGGCTCTGGGGCGTCACCGGCACGTCCGGCAAGACGACCACCACGTACATGATCGAGTCGGTGCTCAAGGCGGCCGGCCGGCAGACCGGGCTGATCGGCACGGTCGGCACCCGCATCGGCGACGAGCAGCTCGGCAGCTCGCACACCACGCCGGAGGCGCCGGACCTGCAGGCGTTGTTCGCGGTGATGGCCGAGCGCGGTGTCACCGACGTGGCGATGGAGGTCTCCAGCCACGCGCTGCACATGGGCCGGGTCGCCGCCACCGAGTTCGAGGTCGGCGCGTTCACCAACCTCAGCCAGGACCACCTCGACTTCCACGCCGACATGGAGGAGTACTTCCAGGTCAAGGCGCAGCTGTTCGACGGCCGCGCGCGCCGCGAGGTCGTGTGCGTCGACGGCGAGTGGGGTCCCCGGCTGGTCAAGGACACGACGGTCACCGTCTCCACCACCGGGCCCGCCACCTGGACCGCGAGCGGTGTCGAGGTGAGTGCGACCGGTGAGCAGACGTTCACCGCGCACGGACCGGACGGCGACGTCGAGATCCACCTGCCGCTCGCCGGCAGCTTCAACGTCGCGAACGCCCTGGTCGCCATCGCGTGTCTGCACGAGGAAGGCATCGGCACCGACGCCGTCCAGGCCGGCCTGAGCACCGTCCAGGTGCCCGGCCGCATGCAGCGCGTCGACGAGGGCCAGGCCTTCACCGCCGTCGTCGACTACTCGCACAAGCCGGCCGCCGTCGCGCTCGCGCTGGACGCCGTGCGCGCCAAGACCGACGGCCGGGTGATCGTCGTGCTGGGCTGCGGTGGCGACCGCGACCGCGCCAAGCGCCCCCTGATGGGAGAGGCCGCGGCCCAACGAGCCGACGTGGTGATCATCACCGATGACAACCCGAGGAGCGAAGACGCGTCCTCCATTCGGGCCGCCATGCTCGAAGGGGCCCTCGCCACCGCGAACCGGGGCGAGGTGCTGGAGATCGGCGACCGGAGGCTCGCGATCTTCAAGGCCGTCGAGCTCGCACATCCGGGTGACGTCGTCGTCGTGGCGGGCAAAGGACACGAGACGGGACAGGAGATCGCCGGCGTGGTCCACCCGTTCTCGGACGTGGACACCCTGACCGCCGCGATCAGGAAGGCACACCGTTGA
- the mraY gene encoding phospho-N-acetylmuramoyl-pentapeptide-transferase — translation MKSILIAAAIALAVSILLTPYLIKIFSRQGFGQEIREDGPQHHKTKRGTPTMGGLAILVAMWAGYLGTHLVNSMSASASGQTPTASGLLVLMLTTSLGLVGFLDDFIKIRKARNLGLNKTAKLVGQFIATITFAILVLQFPNKEGLTPASVNLSFVRDITVVSFGTIGFIVFCYGMVAAWSNAVNLTDGLDGLAGGSSAMVFGTYVVISFWQFRYNCTSYAVVGCYDVRDPLDLAVIAAAAMAGCIGFLWWNAAPAKIFMGDTGSLALGGLVAGLAIATRTELLMIVIGGLFVVEALSVAMQVAVFRTSRRRLFRMAPFHHHFELAGWAETTVIIRFWLMAGICCMFGLGVFYSEWLTGGF, via the coding sequence GTGAAGAGCATCCTGATCGCGGCTGCGATCGCACTCGCGGTGTCGATCCTGCTGACGCCCTACCTGATCAAGATCTTCTCGCGCCAGGGCTTCGGCCAGGAGATCCGCGAGGACGGCCCGCAGCACCACAAGACCAAGCGCGGCACGCCGACCATGGGTGGTCTCGCCATCCTGGTCGCGATGTGGGCCGGTTACCTCGGCACGCACCTGGTGAACTCGATGTCGGCGTCCGCGTCGGGGCAGACCCCGACCGCGTCCGGCCTGCTGGTGCTGATGCTGACGACGTCGCTGGGGCTCGTCGGCTTCCTCGACGACTTCATCAAGATCCGCAAGGCGCGCAACCTCGGTCTGAACAAGACCGCGAAGCTCGTCGGCCAGTTCATCGCGACGATCACGTTCGCGATCCTCGTGCTGCAGTTCCCGAACAAGGAAGGCCTGACGCCCGCGTCGGTCAATTTGTCGTTCGTCCGCGACATCACCGTGGTCTCGTTCGGCACCATCGGGTTCATCGTCTTCTGCTACGGCATGGTGGCGGCCTGGTCGAACGCCGTGAACCTGACCGACGGCCTCGACGGTCTCGCCGGTGGCTCGTCGGCGATGGTGTTCGGCACCTACGTCGTGATCTCGTTCTGGCAGTTCCGCTACAACTGCACCAGCTACGCGGTGGTCGGCTGCTACGACGTGCGCGACCCGCTGGACCTCGCGGTGATCGCCGCGGCCGCGATGGCGGGCTGCATCGGCTTCCTCTGGTGGAACGCCGCCCCGGCCAAGATCTTCATGGGTGACACCGGTTCGCTCGCGCTCGGCGGCCTGGTCGCCGGTCTCGCGATCGCGACCCGCACCGAGCTGCTGATGATCGTCATCGGTGGTCTGTTCGTGGTCGAGGCGCTGTCGGTGGCCATGCAGGTCGCCGTCTTCCGCACCTCACGACGGCGCCTGTTCCGCATGGCGCCGTTCCACCACCACTTCGAGCTGGCCGGGTGGGCGGAAACCACGGTCATCATCCGGTTCTGGTTGATGGCCGGTATCTGCTGCATGTTCGGCCTGGGCGTCTTCTACAGCGAGTGGTTGACGGGCGGGTTCTGA
- a CDS encoding cell division protein FtsQ/DivIB: protein MSAPVRGRSQRARPANRRARSPEYRARRRIILRRRLVALGTVLAVIGLTYGVFFTPLLGVRNVDVHGAVVLTDAEVRAAAAIESGSPLVRLDLQGIRERVAAVPRIAAIEVERQLPGTVRLLITERVPVGSVKLDDGYHLVDSTGKDYATLPAPAPGVPDLVLATPSTADPATRAVVGVLNELPERLRADLVQVSATTGADMKLVLTGDRVVKWGGSEDTPRKAAVLLVLLSRKGLAFDVTAPDLATVS, encoded by the coding sequence ATGAGCGCCCCGGTTCGCGGCAGGTCCCAGCGCGCTCGCCCCGCGAACCGGCGCGCACGGAGCCCCGAGTACCGGGCGCGGCGCAGGATCATCCTGCGCCGCCGCCTGGTCGCCCTGGGCACCGTGCTGGCTGTCATCGGTTTGACCTACGGCGTGTTCTTCACGCCGTTGCTCGGCGTCCGCAACGTGGACGTGCATGGCGCCGTGGTGCTCACCGACGCCGAAGTGCGCGCTGCGGCCGCCATCGAGTCCGGCTCTCCGTTGGTGCGCCTCGACCTGCAGGGCATCCGCGAGAGAGTGGCCGCCGTCCCGCGCATCGCCGCCATCGAGGTCGAACGCCAGCTACCAGGTACGGTCCGCCTGCTCATCACCGAACGCGTCCCCGTCGGCTCGGTGAAGCTCGACGACGGCTACCACCTCGTCGACTCGACCGGCAAGGACTACGCGACCCTGCCGGCCCCCGCACCCGGCGTGCCGGACCTGGTGCTCGCCACCCCGTCCACCGCCGACCCGGCCACCCGCGCCGTGGTGGGCGTCCTGAACGAGCTGCCGGAACGCCTGCGCGCCGACCTCGTGCAGGTCTCCGCGACCACGGGCGCCGACATGAAGCTGGTGCTGACCGGCGACCGGGTCGTGAAGTGGGGCGGCTCGGAGGACACGCCGCGCAAGGCGGCCGTGCTGCTGGTCCTGTTGAGCCGCAAGGGACTGGCGTTCGACGTGACGGCGCCGGACCTGGCCACCGTCTCCTGA
- the murG gene encoding undecaprenyldiphospho-muramoylpentapeptide beta-N-acetylglucosaminyltransferase: MTGHPAPSGPCVVVAGGGTAGHIEPALALADAVMRLRPDARVVALGTERGLETKIVPARGYPLELIPPVPMPRKPTLDLLKLPLNVRGAVKQTREVLERVGADVVVGFGGYVALPAYLAARGRVPIVVHEANAKAGLANKVGAKFAAHVAAAVPDSGLADAEVIGIPLRHSITTLDRAALRAEARRFFGLDPNAPTLLVFGGSQGARSINEAVAPVAAEFARAGVGVLHAYGPKNTVAVQQVPGAPAYVPVPYLERMDLAYAAADAVLCRSGAMTVAEVSAVGLPAVFVPLPHGNGEQALNAGPVVSAGGGLLVPDEELTPQKVASLVVPLMADRGRLAQMSAATLGTGRREADEILARSVLEVIKK; the protein is encoded by the coding sequence TTGACCGGGCACCCTGCCCCCAGTGGTCCGTGCGTCGTGGTCGCGGGTGGTGGCACCGCGGGACACATCGAGCCGGCACTGGCGCTGGCCGACGCGGTCATGCGACTGCGACCGGACGCACGCGTCGTCGCCCTCGGCACCGAGCGCGGCCTGGAGACCAAGATCGTGCCGGCCCGCGGCTACCCGCTGGAGCTGATCCCGCCGGTGCCGATGCCGCGCAAGCCCACGCTGGACCTGCTGAAGCTGCCGCTGAACGTGCGCGGTGCGGTGAAGCAGACGCGTGAGGTGCTGGAGCGCGTCGGCGCGGACGTCGTCGTCGGCTTCGGCGGGTACGTGGCCCTGCCCGCGTACCTGGCCGCGCGCGGCCGCGTGCCGATCGTGGTGCACGAGGCGAACGCGAAGGCCGGTCTGGCCAACAAGGTCGGTGCCAAGTTCGCCGCGCACGTGGCGGCGGCGGTGCCGGACTCGGGCCTGGCGGACGCGGAGGTCATCGGCATCCCGCTGCGGCACTCGATCACGACGCTGGACCGCGCCGCGTTGCGCGCGGAGGCCCGCCGGTTCTTCGGCCTCGACCCGAACGCCCCCACGCTGCTGGTCTTCGGCGGCTCGCAGGGCGCGCGGTCGATCAACGAGGCCGTCGCGCCCGTGGCCGCCGAGTTCGCCCGTGCCGGCGTCGGCGTGCTGCACGCGTACGGCCCGAAGAACACCGTTGCGGTGCAGCAGGTTCCCGGCGCGCCCGCGTACGTGCCGGTGCCCTACCTGGAGCGGATGGACCTCGCGTACGCCGCCGCGGACGCGGTGCTGTGCCGGTCCGGTGCGATGACCGTCGCCGAGGTCTCGGCCGTCGGCCTGCCCGCGGTGTTCGTGCCGCTGCCGCACGGCAACGGTGAGCAGGCGCTGAACGCCGGTCCGGTCGTGTCCGCCGGTGGTGGCCTGCTGGTGCCGGACGAGGAGCTGACGCCGCAGAAGGTGGCGTCGCTGGTCGTGCCGCTGATGGCCGACCGCGGCCGGTTGGCGCAGATGTCGGCGGCGACGCTGGGCACCGGTCGCCGGGAGGCGGACGAGATCCTGGCCCGCTCGGTGCTGGAGGTGATCAAGAAGTGA
- the ftsW gene encoding putative lipid II flippase FtsW has protein sequence MSVVAEKTRAKRKVRPAGRVASVRSGLTAWLSRPLADFHLLLAVFGMLTVLGLVMVLSASAPGQVASGVSAYSVFQKQLIYVCVGAVLFWIVLRFPLRRLRHLSTAAMGIGVVLLALVLTPLGDVRGGAKSWFTLGPISFQPIEAVKLALALWGAHVLVTKRALLSQYRHLLVPVVPVAMLVFALVMLQPDLGGTITLGVVLISLLWFVGAPMRLFGVIAAGAVAGAVVLAIGATYRLQRVTSFLNPEADPDGAGHQARQAMFALAEGGLFGKGLARGSSQWRYLPNVESDFIFAVIGEELGFVGCALVLALFGTLAWVGLRVASRNTDPWIRIVAATLTVWLVAQAAINIGYVVKLLPVTGLTLPMISSGGTSIVITMIVFGILANCARHEPEAVAALRSLGPGRVGGLLKLPAPEAYKPAPKRKPVRPSTPPRAPGRNRTAQLPVMDERRMAGRSAPPSEYRRRETRRVNQSRAELGRSTRGRGRYN, from the coding sequence ATGAGCGTCGTCGCGGAGAAGACGAGGGCGAAGCGCAAGGTGCGTCCGGCCGGGCGCGTCGCGTCGGTGCGCAGCGGTCTGACCGCGTGGCTGAGCCGGCCGCTCGCCGACTTCCACCTGCTGCTCGCCGTCTTCGGCATGCTGACCGTGCTCGGCCTGGTGATGGTGCTGTCGGCGTCGGCACCGGGGCAGGTCGCCTCCGGTGTGTCGGCCTACAGCGTGTTCCAGAAGCAGCTGATCTACGTCTGCGTGGGCGCGGTGCTGTTCTGGATCGTGCTGCGGTTCCCGTTGCGCCGGCTGCGGCACCTGTCGACCGCCGCGATGGGCATCGGTGTGGTGCTGCTGGCGCTGGTGCTGACGCCGCTGGGCGACGTCCGCGGTGGCGCCAAGTCGTGGTTCACGCTCGGCCCGATCTCGTTCCAGCCGATCGAGGCGGTCAAGCTCGCGCTGGCGTTGTGGGGCGCGCACGTGCTGGTCACCAAGCGGGCGCTGCTGTCGCAGTACCGGCACCTGCTGGTGCCCGTCGTGCCGGTGGCGATGCTGGTGTTCGCGCTGGTCATGCTGCAGCCCGACCTCGGCGGCACGATCACGCTCGGCGTGGTGCTGATCAGCCTGCTGTGGTTCGTGGGCGCGCCGATGCGGTTGTTCGGCGTGATCGCCGCCGGTGCGGTCGCCGGTGCCGTCGTGCTCGCGATCGGCGCCACCTACCGGCTGCAGCGCGTGACGTCGTTCCTCAACCCGGAGGCCGACCCGGACGGTGCCGGTCACCAGGCGCGGCAGGCGATGTTCGCGCTCGCCGAGGGCGGCCTGTTCGGCAAGGGGCTCGCCAGGGGCAGCTCGCAGTGGCGGTACCTGCCCAACGTCGAGTCGGACTTCATCTTCGCCGTCATCGGCGAGGAGCTCGGGTTCGTCGGGTGCGCGCTGGTGCTCGCGCTGTTCGGCACGCTCGCGTGGGTCGGCCTGCGGGTCGCCTCGCGCAACACCGACCCGTGGATCCGGATCGTGGCCGCGACGCTGACGGTGTGGCTGGTCGCGCAGGCCGCGATCAACATCGGGTACGTCGTGAAGCTGCTGCCGGTCACGGGCCTCACGCTGCCGATGATCTCCTCCGGCGGGACCTCGATCGTGATCACCATGATCGTGTTCGGCATCCTCGCGAACTGCGCCCGGCACGAGCCGGAAGCCGTGGCCGCCCTGCGGTCGCTGGGCCCCGGCCGGGTCGGTGGCCTGCTGAAGCTGCCCGCTCCCGAGGCCTACAAGCCGGCCCCCAAGCGCAAGCCCGTCCGCCCGTCCACGCCGCCGCGCGCACCGGGCCGCAACCGCACCGCGCAACTTCCGGTGATGGACGAACGTCGTATGGCTGGGCGGTCCGCACCGCCCTCGGAGTACCGTCGCCGCGAAACCCGGCGGGTGAACCAGAGCCGGGCGGAGCTCGGCCGATCGACCCGCGGTCGCGGGCGGTACAACTGA
- the murD gene encoding UDP-N-acetylmuramoyl-L-alanine--D-glutamate ligase — translation MTKLAGSRVLVAGAGVTGRSAAEALLAAGAEVVVTDSSPERLMALESLLESVELVPGLTEPPAGTSLVVTSPGWQPSSPLLAASASAGIEVIGEVELAWRMAAELADPPVWLAVTGTNGKTTTVGMLESILQAAGADAVACGNVGLPVVDALLAGRRVLAVELSSFQLHWAPSVRPQAGALLNLAEDHLDWHGGMGPYARAKARVLTGEVAIGWLEDELVVDLLQDAPARDKVGFTLEEPAAGQLGVRDGWLVDRAFADDEPLVEVAKIRPAGPPGIADALAATALARAYGVPSEAVREGLESFEPAAHRAVLVGTADDIRYVNDSKATNPHAAVASLRAFDSVVWIAGGLLKGASVEEMVRSEAHRLRAAVLIGQDRQVVADALARHAPDVPVRVLDPGDDEPMTVAVRAARELARPGDTVLLAPAAASMDMFTDYAHRGQAFTAAVQELIGR, via the coding sequence ATGACGAAGCTGGCCGGTTCACGCGTACTGGTCGCCGGTGCCGGTGTGACCGGCCGGTCGGCAGCGGAGGCGTTGCTCGCGGCGGGCGCCGAGGTCGTGGTGACGGACTCGTCGCCGGAGCGGCTGATGGCGCTGGAGTCGTTGCTGGAGAGCGTCGAGCTGGTGCCGGGCCTGACCGAGCCGCCGGCCGGGACGTCGCTGGTGGTCACGAGCCCCGGCTGGCAGCCGTCGAGCCCGTTGCTGGCGGCGTCGGCGTCGGCGGGCATCGAGGTGATCGGCGAGGTCGAGCTGGCCTGGCGGATGGCGGCCGAGCTGGCCGACCCGCCGGTGTGGCTCGCGGTGACCGGCACGAACGGCAAGACCACCACCGTCGGCATGCTGGAGTCGATCCTGCAGGCCGCCGGTGCGGACGCGGTGGCGTGCGGCAACGTCGGCCTGCCCGTCGTGGACGCGCTGCTGGCCGGTCGCCGGGTGCTCGCGGTGGAGCTGTCGAGCTTCCAGCTGCACTGGGCGCCGTCGGTGCGGCCGCAGGCGGGCGCGCTGCTCAACCTCGCGGAGGACCACCTCGACTGGCACGGCGGCATGGGGCCGTACGCGCGGGCCAAGGCGCGGGTCCTCACCGGTGAGGTCGCGATCGGCTGGCTGGAGGACGAGCTCGTCGTCGACCTGCTGCAGGACGCGCCGGCCCGCGACAAGGTCGGGTTCACGCTGGAGGAGCCCGCGGCGGGCCAGCTCGGCGTGCGCGACGGCTGGCTGGTCGACCGGGCGTTCGCCGACGACGAGCCGCTGGTCGAGGTGGCGAAGATCCGCCCGGCCGGTCCGCCCGGCATCGCGGACGCCCTCGCCGCCACGGCGCTCGCACGCGCCTACGGCGTGCCGTCGGAGGCCGTGCGGGAGGGTTTGGAGTCGTTCGAACCGGCGGCTCACCGGGCTGTGCTCGTCGGGACCGCCGACGACATCCGGTACGTCAACGACTCGAAGGCGACGAACCCGCACGCGGCGGTGGCGTCGCTGCGGGCGTTCGACAGCGTCGTGTGGATCGCGGGTGGTCTGCTGAAGGGCGCGTCGGTCGAGGAGATGGTCCGGTCGGAGGCACACCGGTTGCGCGCGGCGGTGCTGATCGGCCAGGACCGGCAGGTCGTCGCGGACGCACTGGCGCGACACGCGCCCGATGTCCCCGTCCGGGTCCTCGACCCAGGGGACGATGAGCCCATGACCGTCGCCGTTCGTGCTGCCCGGGAACTGGCGAGGCCGGGTGACACCGTGCTGCTCGCACCCGCGGCGGCCTCCATGGACATGTTCACCGACTACGCCCACCGCGGGCAGGCCTTCACGGCCGCCGTGCAGGAGCTCATCGGCCGATGA